The Arachis ipaensis cultivar K30076 chromosome B07, Araip1.1, whole genome shotgun sequence genome includes a window with the following:
- the LOC107608205 gene encoding protein HEADING DATE 3A-like, which produces MDPLTLGRLLGDVVDPFTSSVSLRIAYNNNSEVVNCSDFKPSQITKQPRVDVGGDDFRTFYTLIMVDPDAPSPTNPNMREYLHWLVINIPGTTGASFGQEIMKYESPEPTAGIHRIVFVLYKQMVGRQLIHAPTWRNNFNTRDFAQVYNLGSPVAAVYFNCHRESGCGGRRMI; this is translated from the exons ATGGACCCTCTTACTCTTGGAAGGTTGTTAGGAGATGTTGTTGATCCCTTTACAAGTTCTGTGTCTTTGAGGATTGCGTATAACAATAACTCAGAAGTAGTCAATTGTTCTGACTTCAAACCCTCCCAAATTACCAAACAACCAAGAGTTGATGTTGGTGGTGATGATTTTAGGACCTTTTACACTCTG ATTATGGTAGACCCTGATGCACCTAGTCCTACTAATCCCAATATGAGGGAGtatttgcattg GTTGGTAATTAACATTCCAGGAACTACAGGGGCGAGCTTCG GGCAAGAGATAATGAAGTACGAGAGTCCAGAACCAACGGCAGGAATACATAGAATAGTGTTTGTGCTGTACAAGCAAATGGTGGGGAGGCAACTGATACACGCTCCGACGTGGCGTAACAACTTTAACACTCGCGACTTTGCTCAAGTTTACAATCTCGGATCTCCTGTTGCTGCTGTGTACTTCAATTGCCACCGGGAGAGTGGTTGTGGTGGAAGGAGAATGATCTAG